The following proteins are co-located in the Triticum aestivum cultivar Chinese Spring chromosome 1A, IWGSC CS RefSeq v2.1, whole genome shotgun sequence genome:
- the LOC123053793 gene encoding receptor-like cytoplasmic kinase 185, with product MGCLPCFGSSGKGEPAKKGGARKDVPSDRRATGVGSDKPKPQGLLDSKDAVIPREGNNQHIAAHTFTFRELAAATKNFRQDCLLGEGGFGRVYRGRLDNGQAVAVKQLDRNGLQGNREFLVEVLMLSLLHHDNLVNLIGYCADGDQRLLVYEYMPLGSLEDHLHDIPPEKEPLDWNTRMKIAAGAAKGLEYLHDKASPPVIYRDFKSSNILLGEEFHPKLSDFGLAKLGPVGDKTHVSTRVMGTYGYCAPEYAMTGQLTVKSDVYSFGVVFLELITGRKAIDNTKPHGEQNLVAWARPLFKDRRKFPKMADPALQGRFPMRGLYQALAVAAMCLQEQAATRPFIGDVVTALSYLASQAYDPNAPTQHSRSNASTPRARDRGSVNGDQRRIRSPNHHSPDMRRKEVTTTSKYEAEVSRNSSGGGSGRQSGLDDRDVTGSQQGSPARAGKRRETSRTSERQRAIAEAKTWGENSRERKWPNARGSFDSTNE from the exons ATGGGGTGCCTGCCGTGCTTCGGGTCGAGCGGCAAGGGGGAGCCTGCCAAGAAGGGCGGCGCGCGGAAGGACGTTCCGTCGGATCGCCGCGCCACTGGGGTCGGATCAG ATAAACCAAAACCACAAGGTTTATTGGACTCGAAGGATGCAGTTATCCCAAGGGAGGGAAACAATCAACATATTGCAGCACACACATTCACTTTTCGTGAGCTTGCTGCTGCCACTAAGAACTTCAGACAGGATTGCCTATTGGGCGAGGGAGGTTTCGGCCGTGTATATAGAGGACGTTTGGACAATGGACAG GCTGTTGCAGTTAAGCAACTTGATCGCAATGGACTTCAAGGCAACAGAGAGTTTCTGGTTGAGGTCCTTATGCTCAGTCTATTGCACCACGATAACTTGGTAAACCTAATTGGATACTGTGCTGATGGGGATCAACGTCTTCTTGTATATGAATATATGCCGCTAGGATCACTTGAGGATCATTTGCATG ACATTCCACCTGAAAAGGAACCTCTTGACTGGAATACACGGATGAAGATTGCTGCTGGTGCTGCCAAGGGATTAGAATACTTGCATGACAAGGCAAGTCCTCCTGTTATTTACCGGGATTTCAAGTCGTCAAACATTCTTCTCGGCGAAGAGTTTCATCCAAAGCTATCTGACTTTGGCCTTGCAAAACTTGGCCCTGTCGGTGATAAGACCCATGTTTCAACACGTGTTATGGGAACTTATGGCTACTGTGCCCCAGAGTATGCAATGACTGGACAGCTTACAGTTAAATCTGATGTGTATAGCTTTGGTGTTGTGTTCCTTGAACTGATTACTGGTCGTAAAGCAATTGACAACACCAAACCACATGGAGAGCAAAACCTAGTGGCGTGG GCTCGTCCTCTGTTTAAAGACCGCAGAAAATTTCCAAAAATGGCTGATCCGGCACTTCAGGGCCGTTTTCCTATGAGGGGTCTGTATCAAGCTTTAGCCGTTGCTGCAATGTGTTTGCAAGAGCAAGCTGCCACTCGGCCTTTCATAGGAGATGTGGTCACTGCTCTTTCATATCTTGCTTCTCAGGCGTATGATCCAAATGCACCCACTCAACATAGTCGGAGCAATGCATCTACCCCCAGAGCCAGAGACCGTGGTAGTGTGAACGGCGACCAGCGGCGTATCCGGTCGCCAAATCACCATTCTCCAGATATGAGGAGAAAAGAAGTCACAACAACATCGAAGTATGAAGCCGAGGTTAGCAGGAATAGTTCTGGTGGTGGTtctggtagacagtcaggcttgGACGATAGGGATGTGACAGGTTCACAACAGGGTAGTCCTGCTCGGGCAGGAAAGAGGAGGGAAACTTCAAGGACCTCTGAGAGGCAGCGTGCTATTGCAGAGGCCAAGACATGGGGTGAGAATTCTAGAGAGAGGAAATGGCCGAATGCTCGGGGCAGCTTCGATAGTACAAATGAATAG